From a single Bryobacter aggregatus MPL3 genomic region:
- the queG gene encoding tRNA epoxyqueuosine(34) reductase QueG codes for MPVAAQILLDTAHEEGFELAGLTPALPHADYQMYRSWVEDGMAAGMTYLTDHRAGVRADPRHLLPSAKTMLCVGKLYNTEGPERVADGTGWISRYAWGQRDYHDVLREGLERVAAKLAEQIGEPFESRVVVDTAPLLERSYAREAGLGWVGKNSCLIHQGSGSWFFLGELLLSLEVDHYGTPPPDRCGSCRRCIEACPTAAIVPEGTGWKIDSGLCISYWTIEAKTEAPPELRAAFGQHLFGCDICQDVCPWNRRAPVTAEPAFQARNACPPLAEMGEEEFRERFRKTPVARTKREGFNRNVRVALENRGQ; via the coding sequence GTGCCTGTTGCTGCGCAAATCCTCCTCGATACCGCGCATGAGGAGGGCTTTGAGTTGGCCGGCCTTACCCCTGCCCTGCCCCATGCCGACTATCAGATGTATCGGAGTTGGGTGGAGGATGGGATGGCGGCGGGCATGACTTACCTGACCGACCATCGTGCCGGAGTCCGGGCCGACCCGCGGCATCTGCTCCCAAGCGCCAAGACAATGCTTTGCGTCGGGAAGCTGTACAACACGGAAGGGCCAGAGCGCGTTGCAGACGGGACAGGCTGGATCTCGCGCTATGCCTGGGGCCAGCGCGACTATCATGACGTGTTGCGCGAAGGTCTGGAGCGGGTGGCCGCCAAGTTGGCCGAGCAGATTGGGGAGCCCTTTGAATCGCGGGTGGTGGTGGATACGGCACCGCTACTCGAACGGAGCTATGCGCGCGAGGCAGGCCTCGGATGGGTGGGCAAGAATAGCTGTCTGATCCATCAGGGCTCCGGCAGTTGGTTCTTTCTCGGCGAGTTACTGCTGAGCCTGGAGGTGGACCACTATGGGACGCCCCCACCGGACCGCTGCGGGAGTTGCCGCCGCTGCATCGAAGCCTGCCCGACAGCCGCCATTGTCCCCGAGGGCACGGGATGGAAGATCGATAGCGGCCTGTGCATCAGCTATTGGACAATCGAAGCCAAAACGGAAGCGCCTCCGGAGTTGCGCGCCGCATTTGGCCAGCATCTGTTTGGCTGCGACATTTGCCAGGATGTTTGCCCGTGGAACCGCCGCGCCCCGGTGACGGCAGAGCCGGCCTTCCAGGCGCGTAACGCCTGTCCGCCCTTAGCCGAGATGGGAGAAGAAGAGTTTCGGGAACGATTTCGCAAGACACCTGTCGCCAGGACAAAGCGCGAGGGCTTCAACCGGAATGTGCGGGTGGCGCTAGAGAATCGCGGCCAGTAG
- a CDS encoding PEP-CTERM sorting domain-containing protein yields the protein MAFLLTGDPVAAVPEPSTYAMIGLGLVGFKLARRR from the coding sequence GTGGCCTTCCTGCTCACAGGAGACCCTGTTGCGGCGGTTCCCGAGCCGTCTACCTACGCCATGATCGGATTGGGTTTGGTTGGCTTCAAACTGGCCCGGCGCAGATAG
- a CDS encoding 3-keto-disaccharide hydrolase produces the protein MKRILIAAAICLSAAFAQSQWKSLFDGKSFAGWRDVRTLQVPGNGWTIEDGAIHSTSKPWINEDLFSLGEYTDFELEFEWKVSPRGNSGVKYRLQDAVFLNESLPRPSKKFEDTLRDEYERHPSDRAKLKPNEHGQLYTVAFEFQLIDDNNYSYKLKDNQQTGALYSFIKPSQLVSKKPGEWNTAKLVVKGDHVEHWVNGVKVVDASLKSPVIAEGAKARWGDTHPVYKLLTEQPKKKSPILLQNHGDEAWFRNLRVRSL, from the coding sequence ATGAAACGGATCCTGATCGCAGCAGCAATTTGTCTGAGCGCGGCCTTCGCGCAATCACAGTGGAAGAGCCTTTTTGATGGCAAGAGCTTTGCCGGATGGCGCGATGTCCGGACGCTGCAAGTTCCGGGAAATGGCTGGACCATCGAAGACGGCGCAATCCATTCCACCAGTAAACCCTGGATCAACGAGGATCTGTTCTCGCTTGGCGAATACACGGATTTCGAGCTGGAGTTTGAATGGAAGGTATCGCCGCGCGGCAATAGCGGGGTGAAGTATCGCTTGCAGGATGCGGTGTTCCTGAACGAGAGTCTTCCCCGCCCCAGCAAGAAGTTTGAAGACACCTTGCGCGATGAGTATGAGCGGCATCCGAGTGACCGGGCCAAGCTGAAGCCGAATGAACATGGCCAGCTATATACTGTCGCCTTTGAGTTCCAGTTGATTGACGACAACAACTACAGCTACAAGCTGAAGGACAACCAGCAGACCGGCGCCCTCTATAGCTTTATCAAACCGAGCCAGCTTGTCTCAAAGAAGCCCGGTGAGTGGAATACGGCAAAGCTGGTGGTGAAAGGCGATCACGTCGAGCATTGGGTGAACGGCGTGAAAGTAGTGGATGCCAGCCTGAAGAGTCCGGTGATTGCCGAAGGAGCCAAGGCGCGCTGGGGCGACACGCATCCGGTGTACAAGCTGCTCACCGAGCAGCCCAAGAAGAAGAGCCCGATCCTGCTCCAGAACCACGGGGACGAAGCCTGGTTCCGGAACTTACGGGTTCGCTCGCTCTAG
- a CDS encoding sugar phosphate isomerase/epimerase family protein, producing MSALLSRRNLLASSAAAILPLQAKTLKTFGAQLYTLRSIINEKPLEVLQQLEALGFTEVEAIRGNLAQIWDSLKQTKLKPVSLHMDTSYFFKDIEKLNPALDDAKSKGFEYIVCPYIAPADRGGVEVIKKLADTLNKTGQRVKAAGMKLCYHNHAFEFEPVAGTQDRLLDVLMREADKSLVGLELDIMWAQVGGVPPEDVFAKYKGRIPLVHLKNVSKIAPQYNERVKKEDFQTVGGGVINIPSVLKAATAAGTKHFFVEQDQTPGNPLDSLKQSAEYLKKLNF from the coding sequence ATGTCTGCTCTACTATCCCGCCGCAATCTGCTTGCTTCGAGCGCAGCTGCCATCCTTCCGCTCCAGGCCAAGACGCTCAAGACCTTTGGGGCTCAGTTGTACACCCTCCGCTCGATCATCAATGAGAAGCCTCTCGAGGTGCTGCAGCAACTCGAAGCCTTAGGCTTTACCGAGGTCGAAGCCATCCGTGGCAATCTCGCTCAGATTTGGGACTCCCTGAAGCAGACCAAGCTGAAGCCCGTGAGTTTGCATATGGATACAAGCTATTTCTTCAAGGATATTGAGAAGCTGAATCCGGCTCTTGACGACGCCAAGTCGAAGGGCTTCGAGTACATTGTCTGCCCCTATATCGCTCCAGCCGACCGCGGTGGCGTCGAAGTCATCAAGAAGCTTGCCGACACCCTCAATAAGACCGGCCAACGCGTGAAGGCTGCCGGAATGAAGCTTTGTTATCACAATCATGCCTTTGAATTTGAACCGGTTGCTGGAACACAAGACCGCCTTCTGGACGTCCTGATGCGCGAGGCGGACAAGTCGCTTGTCGGCCTGGAGCTCGACATCATGTGGGCACAGGTGGGCGGCGTTCCGCCCGAGGATGTCTTCGCCAAGTACAAGGGCCGCATCCCGCTCGTCCATCTGAAGAACGTCTCGAAGATTGCCCCGCAATACAATGAGCGCGTGAAGAAAGAGGACTTCCAAACCGTCGGCGGCGGCGTGATCAACATCCCCTCGGTCCTCAAGGCTGCAACCGCTGCCGGGACGAAGCACTTCTTCGTCGAACAGGACCAGACCCCCGGCAATCCGCTCGATAGCTTGAAGCAATCTGCCGAGTACCTCAAGAAGCTGAACTTCTAG
- a CDS encoding radical SAM protein, whose translation MSKTVKLVEKAASIAANATWAVFEKLNAINPNPSFTPKWSDKPLLKSYQKTKPPLGWPRTTDSLCPKCVPDIRNKIINGDLPVEILKNQKVGEIKAQIIERDGKILMVKDCATHGHFEDVMAIDPAFFKHLEEVFPGRDIRAHNDKDLHNHGSSTITHGRGAVLTIDLTNRCNMMCDPCFMDANQVGFVHELSWEDITTMLDNAVKIKPRRQMSVQFSGGEPTMSPYFLDAVRYARKVGYNSVQAATNGIEFAKSVDFAKQAAEAGLRYVYLQFDGIGNAANSHRAVGNLFDVKMRAIENCWSNGIDIVPVTTIVNGINNEQVGRIVEFALDNPKKIPFLSFQPVSFTGRDEEVTEDRRAAQRYTLSHLAHDVKNQTGIGVPDRDWFPISVMSTFADFADLVHGPGAEWGQVSCGCHPNCGIGMAVMVDKETKEAVPVTSFLNATQFMKDVAKLNDAARSKFWSLFGVSIALIRNYNPYAAPTHFRIMDLLKKFDKSMGATGKNYGKVTGERTMADIEKRRGDRWNFLFIAGMWFQDLFNYDFRRTEQCIIPYATQEGEISFCAYNTGVGWRNIVEKMHMTATLTKWYEEHGRHKIYAGNKNVDMSSIEHSLLLNQEAVEAGKQTDLDLQGIAKNAREEKLRARAQMIKEQEHHKEMEKLYRKEVLKEQTVEGFVPLGDIKPAGLHGIAPAPKAPQQETTGALGD comes from the coding sequence ATGTCTAAAACTGTCAAGCTCGTCGAAAAGGCCGCCTCGATCGCGGCAAACGCCACTTGGGCGGTGTTTGAAAAGTTGAATGCGATCAACCCGAACCCTTCCTTTACCCCGAAGTGGTCGGATAAGCCGCTCCTTAAGAGCTACCAGAAGACCAAGCCGCCACTCGGCTGGCCCCGCACCACAGATTCCCTCTGTCCGAAGTGCGTTCCCGACATCCGGAACAAGATCATCAACGGCGATCTGCCGGTAGAGATTCTCAAGAACCAGAAGGTCGGCGAAATCAAGGCTCAGATCATCGAGCGCGACGGCAAGATTTTGATGGTGAAGGATTGCGCCACCCACGGTCACTTTGAAGACGTGATGGCCATCGATCCTGCCTTCTTCAAGCATCTCGAAGAAGTGTTCCCCGGCCGCGACATCCGCGCCCACAACGATAAGGACCTGCACAACCACGGTTCTTCGACGATCACCCACGGCCGCGGCGCTGTGCTCACGATCGATTTGACCAATCGTTGCAACATGATGTGTGACCCCTGCTTCATGGACGCCAACCAGGTTGGCTTCGTTCATGAATTGTCCTGGGAAGACATCACCACCATGCTCGACAACGCGGTGAAGATCAAGCCCCGCCGTCAGATGTCGGTTCAGTTCTCCGGTGGCGAACCCACGATGTCGCCTTACTTCCTCGACGCTGTTCGCTACGCCCGCAAGGTGGGCTACAACTCCGTCCAGGCCGCCACCAACGGCATCGAGTTTGCGAAGTCGGTCGATTTTGCCAAGCAGGCTGCTGAAGCCGGTTTGCGTTACGTCTACCTCCAGTTCGACGGCATCGGCAACGCTGCCAACTCGCACCGTGCCGTCGGCAACCTCTTCGACGTGAAGATGCGCGCCATTGAGAATTGCTGGTCCAACGGGATCGACATCGTTCCCGTGACGACCATCGTCAACGGCATCAACAACGAGCAGGTCGGCCGCATCGTCGAGTTTGCTCTCGACAACCCGAAGAAGATCCCCTTCCTCAGCTTCCAGCCCGTGTCCTTCACTGGCCGCGACGAAGAAGTCACCGAAGACCGCCGCGCCGCACAGCGCTACACTCTGTCTCACTTGGCCCACGACGTCAAGAACCAGACCGGTATCGGCGTGCCCGACCGTGACTGGTTCCCCATCTCCGTCATGAGCACCTTTGCTGACTTCGCCGATCTGGTCCACGGACCGGGCGCCGAGTGGGGCCAGGTCTCCTGCGGTTGCCACCCCAACTGCGGCATCGGTATGGCCGTCATGGTCGACAAGGAAACCAAGGAAGCCGTTCCGGTTACCTCCTTCCTCAACGCCACCCAGTTCATGAAGGACGTTGCCAAGCTGAACGATGCTGCCCGCAGCAAGTTCTGGTCGCTCTTTGGGGTCTCCATCGCGCTGATCCGCAACTACAACCCCTACGCTGCTCCCACCCACTTCCGCATCATGGACCTTCTCAAGAAGTTTGACAAGTCCATGGGCGCCACCGGCAAGAACTACGGCAAGGTCACCGGCGAACGTACGATGGCTGACATCGAAAAGCGCCGTGGCGACCGCTGGAACTTCCTCTTCATCGCTGGCATGTGGTTCCAGGATCTGTTCAACTACGACTTCCGCCGTACCGAACAGTGCATCATCCCCTACGCGACGCAGGAAGGCGAAATCTCCTTCTGCGCCTATAACACTGGTGTCGGTTGGCGCAATATCGTCGAGAAGATGCACATGACCGCCACGCTCACCAAGTGGTACGAAGAGCATGGCCGCCACAAGATCTACGCCGGCAACAAGAACGTGGACATGAGCTCGATCGAGCACTCGCTGCTTCTCAACCAGGAAGCTGTCGAAGCCGGCAAGCAGACCGACCTTGACCTCCAGGGCATCGCCAAGAACGCTCGCGAAGAAAAACTCCGCGCCCGTGCCCAGATGATCAAGGAACAAGAGCACCACAAGGAAATGGAAAAGCTCTATCGCAAGGAAGTCCTGAAGGAGCAGACCGTCGAAGGCTTCGTGCCGCTCGGCGACATCAAGCCCGCAGGCCTCCATGGCATCGCTCCAGCCCCCAAGGCTCCCCAACAGGAGACCACGGGCGCGCTCGGCGACTAA